The nucleotide window AGATCCTCAACTATTTATTGAGAGTATTAAAAAACCAGTTGTTATAGATGAGATACAAAAAATTCCTGAACTGTTAAGGGCAATCAAGATTGATGTGGACAGAAACAGGATTAATGGGAACTATCTTTTAACAGGCTCATCAAATATCCTGGCATATAAAGCTCTCTCGCTTCTATTAGCAATTAAATGATAATTAATAAAATTGATGAAAATCTTTTTGCTTTGCCTGTTAGCATAATATTTTGAATATAAAGTTTTTAGAAGTCATTTAAGGTTTCAAAAGTTTTTATTTTTTGGTATAATAATTAACTATGTTTATAGGAACACCGCTTATTTCAGAAGAGCAGATTCAGAAAAAAGTTAAAGAGCTTGCTCATAAAATTTCCCTTGATTATGCCGACAAGGATCTTCTTGCAATAGGTATTTTAAAGGGTTCTTTCATGTTTTTTTCAGATCTTATAAGATGGATTAAATCACCATTAAGGGTGGATTTCATTGTTGCGTCGAGTTATATAAAAGATAAATCTTCAGGTGAAGTAAAGATTCATTACTTTCCAAGAGAAGAAATTCAAGGGAAGGATATACTTCTTGTTGATGATATTATTGATACGGGAATTTCTTTAAAAATCATTAGAGAAAAAATTCTGTCTTTAAATCCCTCTTCATTGAAAATATGTGTTTTTCTTGATAAAGCTGAAAGAAGAGTTGTTGATGTTCCTGTTGATTATATTGGTTTTAAAATCCCTAACAAATTCGTGGTAGGGTATGGACTTGACTATCAAGAAATGTTCAGAAATCTTCCTTATATAACGATATTCAAGAAAGAAGTTAAATAATGTACAAATTAAAAATAATCACAGGTTTTGATGCTGCTCATCAGTTAAGGGGTTACAAGGGCAAATGTGAGAACATTCATGGGCATAACTGGAAAGTTGAAGTAGAGGTATTTGCTGAAAATCTTAATGAAATAGGCATTGCAATTGATTTTAAAGAATTAAGGAAAATTACAGAAGATGTTATTTCTGAGCTTGATCATTCCTTTATAAATCAAGTCCACCCATTTAACGAAATAAATCCTTCAAGTGAAAATATAGCAAGGTGGATATATATGTCTTTGAAAGATAGATTAAGCACAACTCCAGTAAGACTTCATAGTGTGACTGTGTGGGAGTCAGATTATGCTTCAGCCACTTATTTTGAATGAAATTTTAAGCAAAATCCCTAAAGTTCAATTTGAGTGGGAGATTTATTTTTTTAAGAGAAAAGTTTATTCAGTAGAAGGCAAGGATTTAGATATTGATAAAAAAAAGGAAGCAATAAGGGATTTTTTTTCAATAAGAGTAATAAAGGATAAAAAAGCAGGATTTACAAGTTGTTCTGAAATAGAGAAAGTTCCTGAAGCTTTTCAACGGGCAATTGAAATTGCCAATATATCTGAACCAGACGAGTTTTTGGACCTTCCTATCCCTGAACAGATAAAACAGGTAGAGGTCTTTGATGAACAATTAATAAGGTTGAAAGAAAGTTTGCCTCGTATATTGATTAATATGCAAAAATCGGCTTTTTTTGACCGAAAAATAAAAAAACTCAGAAATGCAGAGATAAATATAACAGTTGATGAAAAAGGTATAGTAAATTCAAAAGGACTTTCTGTTTATCAGCCATTTACCTCAATTACAGCACACATAATCGCAATTGCTGAGGATTCAGAATCCCAGATGGGATGGGCTTTTAGGGCAGAAAGATTTTTAAAAAATCTTAATTTTGAAGAAGTTGCAAGAGAAGCAGCGCAAAAAGCTTTAATGCTTCTTAATCCCCAGAAAATTAAACCTTTTAAAGGATTTGCAGTGTTAGACCCATCTGTTTCTTCTGAGTTTCTTGAACTTATAAGTCAATCCCTTTCAGCAGAAAACTATTTAATGGGTAAATCTTTATTTGCAGAAAAACTTGGCAAGACTGTTATAAATGAAAAACTGAATATTATTGATAATGGATTAATTCCTGAGAGATTTGGTTCGACTCCCTTTGATGCTGAAGGAGTTCCTTCACAGGAAAAGTTTTTGATAAAAAATGGGGTTTTAATTTCACTTTTACACAATACATATACAGCAAAGCGCTCAGGAACTTTGTCTACTGGAAATGCTGTAAGGACAGAAAGAGGATTATCAGTAGGTCCTACAAATTTATATCTTCAGTCAGTAGAAACTACTATAGAAGATATTATAAAAGAGGTTGACAGAGGAATTTATATTTTAGAAGTTATGGGTATGCATACAGCTAATCCTGTTAGTGGAGAATTTTCAGTAGGAATTTCAGGTATCTATATAGAAAATGGAGAGTTAAAACATCCTGTAAAGGAGGCAGTATATTCTGGAAATGTTCTGGAACTTTTTAAAAACATTAAAGCAGTAGGTAATGATTTAAAATTCTTTGGAAATATAGGCTCACCAACCCTCCTTGTTGAGGGTGCAGATATATCTGGTTAAAGGAGGTTATAGGTGGATTACTTTTTAACTGAAGAACAGAGGATGATAAAAGACCTTGCAAGACAAATCGCTGAGGAGCATGTTAAACCAGTTAGAGCAGAACTTGATGAGACAGGTGAGTTTCCCTGGGAGATTATGAAAATTTTGGCTCAGGCAGACATGTTCAGAGTATTCATTCCAGAGGAATATGGAGGGCTGGGCACAGGAGCTCTTGAACTCTGTCTCGTGGTAGAGGAACTATCCCGTGTCTGCCTCGGTGTTTCTACAACCTATGCTGCAAATGCTTTGGGAACATATCCTATTCTTCTTTTTGGAACTGAAGAACAGAAGAAAAAATATTTGCCCGATATAGCTGATGGAAAAAGACTGGTTGCTTTTGCCCTTACAGAGCCAAATGCTGGAAGCGATGCAGGAGGAATTCAAACAACTGCTACAAAGGATGGAGATTACTATATTCTTAATGGAAGAAAACAGTGGATAACAAATGGTGGTGAAGCAGAGATTTATACAGTTATTGCACTGACAGATAAAACTAAGGGTCCAAGAGGTGCGTCAGCATTCATTGTTGAAAAAGGGACTCCTGGTTTCAGTTTTGGAAAAAAAGAAAACAAAATGGGAATAAGAGCATCTGCTACAAGGGAATTGATATTTGAAGACTGTAGAGTTCCGAAAGAAAACATGCTTGGCAGAGAAGGTATGGGATTTATTGTTGCAATGAAAACACTTGACCAGAGTAGGGTTGGTGTGGGAGCTCAGGGAGTTGGAGTTGCTCAGGGTGCTTTTGAGGAAGCTGCAAAGTTTGCCAAACAGAGAATACAATTTGGTCAGCCAGTAATAAGCTTTCAGGCAGTTCAGCACATGCTTGCTGATATGGCAATTCAGATCGAAGCTGCAAGAGCACTTGTTTACTCTGTTGCAAGATACATTGATTCTGGAGCAAAAGATATTACAAAAGCTTCTGCAATGGCAAAGACATTTGCAACAGATGTAGCAATGAAAGTAACAGTTGATGCAGTTCAGATTATGGGTGGTTCAGGATACATGAAGGATTATCCTGTTGAAAAGATGATGAGAGACGCAAAAATTCTTCAGATTTATGAAGGAACCAATCAGATTCAGAGAAATGTAATAGGGCAGGCAATTATAAAAGAACTTACAAAAGCAGGGATTTAGACAAAAAGGAGAATATAAAATTGCGAATATATGTTATAGGTTTTACCCTGTTACTTTCTCTATTAATTCTGATTAACTGTACAGGTATTAGGCAATACCCTGCCTATTACAGACATTCAGCAGAGCTTACTCTGGAAGAAAAGAGAGAGTTACTCGCAGAGCATAATAAATGGAGAAATCAAGTTGGAGTGCCTGATTTAATCTGGTCAACAGAACTTGAAGAAATTGCTAAGGACTGGGCATATAAGCTCGCTAAAAACTACGGATGTAGAATGATTCATAGCAGTAACAAACTGGGAGAAAATATTTTCTGGGCAAACTATGCTGTCAGTGCAAAATACGTTGTTGATTACTGGGCAGATGAAAGATTTTATTATGACTATGCATCTAATACATGTAAACAAGGCAGACAATGTGGTCACTATACACAACTGGTGTGGAGTGAAACCAGACAGTTAGGATGTGGAAGAGCGCTTTGTAGTAGCGGAGAAGAAATCTGGGTTTGTAACTATAATCCAGCAGGTAATGTTAAAGGTAAGAGACCCTATTGATTTAAGTTTTGGATAAAATCATAACTCTATGGGACTCCCCCATTCCCTGGGGGAGTACAAGTCTTTTAAAATGCTGTATTAGATTTTTTTGATAGATTTCACCTAAAACTTTTTCATCACAAAGTGAGATCAGATAGTTGCTCTGAGAAAAATATCCAACACATTCAAATCCTGAGTCCTCTGCCCATTTTTTTAGGGCTGTAAAATTAACATGGGCTGTAATATCCTGGCTACCTATGTTAGTGTATGGATTTTCATTAATTGTGTGCTTATAATAGCAAAGAAGCGTTCCTCTTTTTCTTTCAGAACAGTAGTATTCTTCCGCTAAGTATCCATAATCAAAAATTAAAACATAACCTTTTTCAAATTTTTCACTCAGAGTTTCAATTAAAGATTTCATTTTTAAGTTTACTTCTGAACGATAACCCTTTATTTTTAAAATCCATGGTGCAAACTCTTCAATATACTCACGAGTTTCATCTCTACATGGCAGAAGAGTTTCAGTTAATTCATCATTTTTAAAATCTACATAGACTTCCATCATCTCTGTTGAGGTATTGATCTCAAAAACTCTTACAGGTAAAGCATCAAAAACTTCATTACATATAAACACCCCGACAAAGGGAGATAGTTTATCAATTGATTTGTACCAATTGGTTTTATCAAGATAGTGATTTAAATTTTGTTTTTGAATCTCTATCAATGAAGGATTTATCTCTACGAGATTATATTTTACTGAAATAGAGAGAGTTTCAAGAATATCCTTTGCAAGATATCCCATGCCAGGACCTATTTCAGTAATCGTAAAATCTTCAAAACATTTAAGTTTGTGATAAAAATTTTCTATCTGTTTGCTTAAAAGAAAACCAAATGTTGAACATAAATGGGATGCTGTAAAAAAATCTCCCTGTCTGCCAATTTTCGTATCAGGCTTTGTATAATAGCCAAGGTCAGGATAATAAAGAGCAATTTCCATGAATTCATCAAAGGGGATTGGTCCATGGTTTTTTATTTTCTCAATAATTATCTCTTTAAGCATCAAGACATAAGATTGAACATTCTTTGAACTGCTTCGTAAGCCTTTAATCTTATATCCTCAGGAACTTGAATAATGTACTTATTTTCTTTTAATGCTCTAAGAACACTTTCAAGGGTAGTTATTTTCATATTTGGACATATCATGTTAGTTTTGAGAGGATAAAACTTTTTATCTGGGTTTTCTTTTCTCAATCTGTAAAGAAGTCCAATTTCTGTGCCAATTATAAATTCTTTAGCTTGAGATGATTTTGCAAACCTTACCATTCCACTTGTAGAGGCAACATGATCTGCAAGCTCAATAACTTCAGGACGACACTCAGGATGAACCACAACTAAAGCATCTGGGTAAATATTTTTTGCACGAATAACATCATCCTTTTTTATCATGTGATGAGTTGGACAAAAGCCATTCCATGGGATAATCTCTTTTTCAGGAACCTGCTTTTTTGCCCAGTCAGCAAGATTTTTATCAGGAACAAAAATGATTGAATCGAAAGGAACTGCCTTTACAATCTGGGGAGCATTGGCAGATGTACAGCAGGCATAGCTTAATGATTTTACTTCGGCAGTGGTATTAACATAGGAAATAACAGGTGAGTTAGGATATTTCTTTATCCATTCTTTAAGTTCTCTAATATTTACCGTATCTGCCATGGGGCATCCAGCTTCAATTTCGGGAAGAAGTACTGTTTTATCAGGATTAAGAATTGCAGCAGTTTCAGCCATAAAGTGAACTCCACAGAACACAATAACATCACATTGAACTTGAGTTGCCTTTTTACTTAATTCAAGAGAGTCTCCAACAAAATCGGCAATATCCTGTATTTCCTCACGCTGATAGTTGTGAGCAAGAATTATGGCATTCCTTTGTTTTTTAAGTTTTTTTATTTCTTCTACTATTGTTTTATCCATATATAAAGATCCTCCCTGTTAGTGTATACTACTGTTCCATCAGAGAGCACTACAGCTTTAATTGGTTTTCCAATTTTATAATGGGGTGAACTTCCTGAGTATCTTAAAGATATTTTTCTTACATAGTTTTGTGTTTCTGCAATGTTAGGGATTCTTCCAAGACTTTCCACAAGACTTGGTCCAGCATTATAGGCAGCAAGAGCAAGTTGAAAGTTACCATTAAATTTTTCAAGAAGATACTTCATATATCTTATTCCACCATCTATGTTTTGAACAGGATCAAAGGGATCTTTAACACCCATCAGAATTGCTGTGCCTGGCATAAGTTGCATAATTCCTATGGCACCTTTTGGAGATACTGCATTAGGATTCCATCCACTTTCTTCCCTTATCATCTCTTTTATTAACTTAGGATCTACTCCATAAAACCTTGATTTTTCCTCAACGATTTTTTCAAGTTCCTGTCTTGATATCCCTGAAACTGTCTTATACTGATGAATCTTTTGAGGTTTGTATGACTTTTTTAAGTTTTCACAGAGATTTGTATAAACTCTTTGACCATCAATGATCTGAACACAAATTCTATCAGCAAAAGCAGAGCCGATGAAAAAAAAGAAAAATAATAGAATTGATAAGAAATTAAACATGTTAAATTATATCAAAAAATCTCCTTAATAGCAAACAACTACAGTTTTCCAGATCTGATTATTGATATGATAAGCCATAATCCAAGAAAGAAAGCAAAAATTCCTGTAATTAAACCAAAAACTGAAATTCCATGTACAAGTGGTTTAACCTCTGCTGCATGCATAATTGCAGAACTAAGAATCATAGCACTTACAATAAGAGCAAAGGAGATTTTATTGCTTGCTTTATCAATATCCTTTATAAATTCGGGAAGATTCACATGATACATGCGGATTGTTATCTCATCCTTTACAGCTTTCCTTAGAAGAGTTTTAAGCTGAAAAGGGATATTTACAGCAGCTTCCTTAAATTCATTCAGTGCTTTAAGAGTTTTTTTGAGATAGAAATCAGGTTGTAGTCTCTTTGATATAATTTTTTTTGCATAAGGCTTTAGCAATTCAATAATTGATATTTTGGGACAGAGTTCCCTTGTTAATCCTTCAAGCATAATTAAAACTTTATCAATTAATAAAAGTTCAGGAAGAAATCTCAATCTATGCTTTAGAGCTACTTTCATGATTGATTCAATTAGTTCTGATATCCTGATTTCTTCGATTTTGTACGTGTAGAGTGGGAAAAGAAGATCTTCCAGGTCTTCTTTTAGTTCTCTTTTGAGTTTTTCCTTGTCAATTTCTTCTGGAATAATGCCAAGCTTAAGATACTCGTTGATTAATTTATCAGTGTTCTGATTTATTATTGCCAGAGCGATATTTGCATAAATTTCCTTAAATTCCTCATCAATCCTTTGAACTATACCAAAATCAATTAAAGCTATAGATGAGTTGTCCATCACAAGAATATTACCAGGATGAGGATCAGCATGGAAAAAGCCGTGATCAAAAATTTGTTTGAAATACATCTCTATCAAATTATTTAAGAGTCTTTCAATGTTAAATCCCTTTTTATTAAGTGATTCTACATCGTCTATTCTGACTCCTTTCACTTTTTCCATAACAAGAATTTTTTCAGTAGTAAACTCTTTAAACACATAGGGAATATAAACATTCGGGCTGTCTTTGAAATTCTCTCTGAAAACTATTGCATTGGATGCTTCTCTTCTAAAGTCTATCTCTTTTGTAATAGCCCGCGAAAATTCTTCAACAATACCGATAGGATCAAAAATTTTACTTTCAGGAATGTATTTTTCAATGAGTTTTGCAAGATTATGAAGTATTGTAAGATCAAGCATAATCTGTTGCTTTATTCCAGGACGTCTTACCTTTACAATAACTTCTTTCCCATCTTTCAAAACAGCTTCATGAACCTGGGCAATAGATGCAGAGCCAATTGGTTCAGGATTAATACTGTGAAAGACTTTTTCAATACTTACTCCAAGCTCTTTTTCAATTACTTCATAGATTTTTTCTGACTCAAATGGAGCGACTCTATCCTGAAGTTTTTTAAATTCCTGTGCATAGGCAATGGTCACAAGGTCTGGACGAGATGAAAGAAGTTGTCCAAGTTTTATAAAAGTTGGGCCTAACTCTTCAAAAGCTATTCTTAATCTCTCCGGAGCAGTGATTTTGTAATAGGGCCATCTTCCAAAGGTTTTTATTCTTTTCTTTAGAGCTATGAATCTACCAAGATGAATCTGGTCAATTATCTGACCGAATCCATGTTTTATAAAGACATTGACTATCTCTTGAAACCTTTTTGCAGAGTAGTATGTTTTTTTAATTTTGAAAAAGTCCATCCGATTAAAACTATTATAACATGGATAAATGCTAAAACTTTCTGATAGGGGAATTTTATGTTGTTTAAAATTCATTAATATTTCAAAGAAATATAACGAAAATTGATAAAAAATAGCGATATTACGAAAAATTAATCAAAAATTGCTTATAAATTGTCTTATTTAGCCTTGATTGGAGATTCAATTTCAGGTTATATTAGCACTCGGTAAGGTTAGTTGCTAATAACTCACTAAAATAATAATAAAGGAGGGAGGATATGAAGATTAAGCCACTAAAAGACAGAGTAGTTGTAAAATTCGCATCAGAAGAACTTGAAAAGACACCTGGAGGAATTTATGTACCTGATGTGGCGAAAGAAAAGCCCCAGAAGGGTACAGTTCTTGAGGTTGGCTCTGAGGTAAAAGAAGTAAAAGTTGGTGATACTGTTCTTTTTGACAAATATGCAGGCACAAAAATCAAGATTGACGATGTTGAGTACTTAATTATCAAAGAAGAAGAAATACTTGGAATAGTAGAAAAATAAAAAAAAGGAGGGGATGATATGGCAGCAAAGCAGTTAATATTTGGTGATGCAGCAAGACAGGCTATTCTTAAAGGTGTTACAATTCTTACTGATGCTGTAAAAGCAACATTGGGACCAAGAGGAAGAAATGTAGTAATTGAGAGGAAGTTTGGTTCTCCCAATGTAACAAAAGATGGAGTTACAGTTGCTAAAGAGATAGACCTCAAAGATCCTTTTGAGAACATGGGTGCACAGCTTGTCAGAGAAGTTGCCTCCAAGACCTCTGATGTGGCAGGTGATGGAACGACAACTGCAACTGTATTAGCCTATGCGATTTACAAAGAAGGTCTCAAGTATGTTTCAGCCGGTGCCAATTCAATGGATCTCAAAAGAGGAATTGACAAAGCTGTTGAGGCAGTAGTTGAAGAACTCAAAAAGATTTCTAAACCTGTTGCAGATAAAAAAGAGATTGCACAGGTAGGAACTATTTCAGCAAACAATGATGCTTCAATTGGTGAACTTATTGCTGAGGCAATGGACAAGGTTGGAAAAGACGGTGTTATCACTGTTGAAGAAGCAAAGGGAATGGCTACAACCCTTGATATAGTTGAAGGAATGCAGTTTGACCGTGGATATATTTCCCCATACTTTATAACTGATCCTGAGCGCCTTGAGTGTGTTCTTGAGGATGCCTTCATTTTAATTCACGACAAAAAGATTTCCAGCATGAAAGATTTGCTCCCAATTCTTGAGCAGATCGCAAGAATGGGCAAACCTCTTTTAATTATTGCTGAAGATGTAGAGGGCGAAGCTCTTGCAACATTGGTTGTAAACAAACTCAGAGGAGTGCTTCAGGTTTGTGCAGTCAAAGCACCTGGATTTGGAGAGAGAAGAAAGGCAATGCTTGAGGATATTGCTATCCTCACAGGTGGAACAGTAATTTCAGAGGACCTTGGAATAAAGCTTGAAAACGTAAAGATTGATGATCTCGGAAGAGCAAAGAAAATCATTGTTGATAAAGACAATACCACAATCGTAGAGGGAGCAGGAGATCCTCAGAAGATTCAGGGAAGAATTAAACAGATAAAGGTTCAGATTGAAGAGACAACTTCTGACTATGATCGTGAAAAACTTCAGGAGAGACTTGCAAAACTCGCAGGTGGAGTTGCAAGAATCAATGTAGGTGCTGCAACTGAAGCAGAAATGAAAGAAAAGAAAGCAAGAGTAGAGGATGCACTGAATGCAACCAGAGCTGCAGTTGAAGAGGGAATTGTACCCGGTGGTGGAGTAGCATTGCTGAGATGCCAGAAAGCTCTTGAGAATTTAAAAGCTGAAAATCACGATCAGCAGCTTGGTATTGAGATTGTCAAGAAAGCTCTTGAAGAGCCAATAAAGCAGATTATATCAAATGCTGGTGTAGAGGCAACACTCATTGTTGAAAAAGTAAAGGAAAACACCAACATTAACTTTGGATACGATGCATATCAGGAAAAATTTGTTGATATGATGGAAGCAGGTATTATTGATCCAACAAAAGTTACAAGAACAGCTCTTCAGAATGCTGCATCTGTTGCAGGATTAATGCTTACAACAGAAGTGCTTGTAGCTGAAATTCCAGAGGAAGAAAAGAAACCTCCAATGCCATCACCTGATATGTACTAATATTTACGGATTCTCCAGAGGGGCAGGCATGAGAATGTCTGCCCCTTTTTTATTGAAAAAGCTTTTGATTTGTTGTAATATTCATTTGATGAAAGTTCTTCTGATTGAAGATGATAAAGTCCTCGGTGAAAGCATAGAGGATTATTTCAGACTTAATGGTATTGATACATTATGGATTTATGATGAAAGAAAACTTCCCAATATAATTAAGGTTTATGAATTTGATGTAATTATTCTTGACCTTATGTTAAATTTCACTCGTGGAGAGGATTTAATTACATTTCTTAGAGACAACAGAGTAAACACGCCAATTTTAATTCTTACAGCTAAAACCGAGTTTACCAGCAAAGAGGAGTGTTTCCTTCGGGGAGCCGATGACTATCTTACAAAACCTTTTGAACCAAAGGAGTTGCTGCTCAGAGTCAGGGCATTAAGTAAAAGAGTTCAAAGAGAGACTGTATTTACCATTGGAGATATTACTATCAATATTGATGCAAAAATAATACTTAAAAATAACAGGGAAATAAAGATTTCGAAGACAGCCTGGGATTTATTAACTTTGTTGATAAAAAGAAAAGGCGAGATTGTTAGCTGTGATACAATTTTGAACTATGTCTGGGGTGGAAAGGCAGTTGGTGATGAAGTGGTAAGAACTTATATAAAAGAGCTGAGAAAAATTCTGCCCTATAACTGTATTAAAACCTATAAAGGAAGAGGATATAAGCTGGAAGGAGAATTAAGGGATTGAGTTTTCAATTAAAAATATTCATCATATTCGCAACTTCTGTGGTACTCATTTTCTCTGTTATTAACTTTATAACGATAAACTTTTTTAAAGAACAGCAACAGGAAGAAGAAATTCTCTCCAAAATCCCCTATCCAGAACAATTAAAAGAAAGTTATGCTAAAGAGAGATTTAATAAGTATT belongs to Thermodesulfovibrio aggregans and includes:
- a CDS encoding AAA family ATPase, which gives rise to MTGARQVGKSTLALLLMDNYITIDDITVYSSAKADPQLFIESIKKPVVIDEIQKIPELLRAIKIDVDRNRINGNYLLTGSSNILAYKALSLLLAIK
- the hpt gene encoding hypoxanthine phosphoribosyltransferase, producing MFIGTPLISEEQIQKKVKELAHKISLDYADKDLLAIGILKGSFMFFSDLIRWIKSPLRVDFIVASSYIKDKSSGEVKIHYFPREEIQGKDILLVDDIIDTGISLKIIREKILSLNPSSLKICVFLDKAERRVVDVPVDYIGFKIPNKFVVGYGLDYQEMFRNLPYITIFKKEVK
- the queD gene encoding 6-carboxytetrahydropterin synthase QueD, whose product is MYKLKIITGFDAAHQLRGYKGKCENIHGHNWKVEVEVFAENLNEIGIAIDFKELRKITEDVISELDHSFINQVHPFNEINPSSENIARWIYMSLKDRLSTTPVRLHSVTVWESDYASATYFE
- a CDS encoding TldD/PmbA family protein, producing MLQPLILNEILSKIPKVQFEWEIYFFKRKVYSVEGKDLDIDKKKEAIRDFFSIRVIKDKKAGFTSCSEIEKVPEAFQRAIEIANISEPDEFLDLPIPEQIKQVEVFDEQLIRLKESLPRILINMQKSAFFDRKIKKLRNAEINITVDEKGIVNSKGLSVYQPFTSITAHIIAIAEDSESQMGWAFRAERFLKNLNFEEVAREAAQKALMLLNPQKIKPFKGFAVLDPSVSSEFLELISQSLSAENYLMGKSLFAEKLGKTVINEKLNIIDNGLIPERFGSTPFDAEGVPSQEKFLIKNGVLISLLHNTYTAKRSGTLSTGNAVRTERGLSVGPTNLYLQSVETTIEDIIKEVDRGIYILEVMGMHTANPVSGEFSVGISGIYIENGELKHPVKEAVYSGNVLELFKNIKAVGNDLKFFGNIGSPTLLVEGADISG
- a CDS encoding acyl-CoA dehydrogenase family protein, which translates into the protein MDYFLTEEQRMIKDLARQIAEEHVKPVRAELDETGEFPWEIMKILAQADMFRVFIPEEYGGLGTGALELCLVVEELSRVCLGVSTTYAANALGTYPILLFGTEEQKKKYLPDIADGKRLVAFALTEPNAGSDAGGIQTTATKDGDYYILNGRKQWITNGGEAEIYTVIALTDKTKGPRGASAFIVEKGTPGFSFGKKENKMGIRASATRELIFEDCRVPKENMLGREGMGFIVAMKTLDQSRVGVGAQGVGVAQGAFEEAAKFAKQRIQFGQPVISFQAVQHMLADMAIQIEAARALVYSVARYIDSGAKDITKASAMAKTFATDVAMKVTVDAVQIMGGSGYMKDYPVEKMMRDAKILQIYEGTNQIQRNVIGQAIIKELTKAGI
- a CDS encoding CAP domain-containing protein, which codes for MRIYVIGFTLLLSLLILINCTGIRQYPAYYRHSAELTLEEKRELLAEHNKWRNQVGVPDLIWSTELEEIAKDWAYKLAKNYGCRMIHSSNKLGENIFWANYAVSAKYVVDYWADERFYYDYASNTCKQGRQCGHYTQLVWSETRQLGCGRALCSSGEEIWVCNYNPAGNVKGKRPY
- a CDS encoding class I SAM-dependent methyltransferase — encoded protein: MLKEIIIEKIKNHGPIPFDEFMEIALYYPDLGYYTKPDTKIGRQGDFFTASHLCSTFGFLLSKQIENFYHKLKCFEDFTITEIGPGMGYLAKDILETLSISVKYNLVEINPSLIEIQKQNLNHYLDKTNWYKSIDKLSPFVGVFICNEVFDALPVRVFEINTSTEMMEVYVDFKNDELTETLLPCRDETREYIEEFAPWILKIKGYRSEVNLKMKSLIETLSEKFEKGYVLIFDYGYLAEEYYCSERKRGTLLCYYKHTINENPYTNIGSQDITAHVNFTALKKWAEDSGFECVGYFSQSNYLISLCDEKVLGEIYQKNLIQHFKRLVLPQGMGESHRVMILSKT
- the nadA gene encoding quinolinate synthase NadA, translating into MDKTIVEEIKKLKKQRNAIILAHNYQREEIQDIADFVGDSLELSKKATQVQCDVIVFCGVHFMAETAAILNPDKTVLLPEIEAGCPMADTVNIRELKEWIKKYPNSPVISYVNTTAEVKSLSYACCTSANAPQIVKAVPFDSIIFVPDKNLADWAKKQVPEKEIIPWNGFCPTHHMIKKDDVIRAKNIYPDALVVVHPECRPEVIELADHVASTSGMVRFAKSSQAKEFIIGTEIGLLYRLRKENPDKKFYPLKTNMICPNMKITTLESVLRALKENKYIIQVPEDIRLKAYEAVQRMFNLMS
- a CDS encoding lytic transglycosylase domain-containing protein, coding for MFNFLSILLFFFFFIGSAFADRICVQIIDGQRVYTNLCENLKKSYKPQKIHQYKTVSGISRQELEKIVEEKSRFYGVDPKLIKEMIREESGWNPNAVSPKGAIGIMQLMPGTAILMGVKDPFDPVQNIDGGIRYMKYLLEKFNGNFQLALAAYNAGPSLVESLGRIPNIAETQNYVRKISLRYSGSSPHYKIGKPIKAVVLSDGTVVYTNREDLYIWIKQ
- a CDS encoding ABC1 kinase family protein, yielding MDFFKIKKTYYSAKRFQEIVNVFIKHGFGQIIDQIHLGRFIALKKRIKTFGRWPYYKITAPERLRIAFEELGPTFIKLGQLLSSRPDLVTIAYAQEFKKLQDRVAPFESEKIYEVIEKELGVSIEKVFHSINPEPIGSASIAQVHEAVLKDGKEVIVKVRRPGIKQQIMLDLTILHNLAKLIEKYIPESKIFDPIGIVEEFSRAITKEIDFRREASNAIVFRENFKDSPNVYIPYVFKEFTTEKILVMEKVKGVRIDDVESLNKKGFNIERLLNNLIEMYFKQIFDHGFFHADPHPGNILVMDNSSIALIDFGIVQRIDEEFKEIYANIALAIINQNTDKLINEYLKLGIIPEEIDKEKLKRELKEDLEDLLFPLYTYKIEEIRISELIESIMKVALKHRLRFLPELLLIDKVLIMLEGLTRELCPKISIIELLKPYAKKIISKRLQPDFYLKKTLKALNEFKEAAVNIPFQLKTLLRKAVKDEITIRMYHVNLPEFIKDIDKASNKISFALIVSAMILSSAIMHAAEVKPLVHGISVFGLITGIFAFFLGLWLIISIIRSGKL
- a CDS encoding co-chaperone GroES; its protein translation is MKIKPLKDRVVVKFASEELEKTPGGIYVPDVAKEKPQKGTVLEVGSEVKEVKVGDTVLFDKYAGTKIKIDDVEYLIIKEEEILGIVEK